A window from Dehalobacter sp. DCA encodes these proteins:
- a CDS encoding HypC/HybG/HupF family hydrogenase formation chaperone has translation MCVAVPGKVVEVNDFTGKVDFQGNIIDVNMALVDAQAGDYVLVHAGCAIEVIQKDTADEILELFAELESLKYES, from the coding sequence ATGTGTGTGGCTGTTCCTGGAAAAGTAGTGGAAGTAAACGATTTTACCGGCAAGGTTGATTTCCAGGGAAATATTATCGATGTCAATATGGCCCTGGTGGATGCCCAAGCAGGTGATTACGTACTGGTTCATGCAGGATGTGCTATTGAAGTAATTCAGAAGGACACTGCTGATGAGATTTTGGAGTTATTTGCAGAATTGGAGTCACTGAAATATGAATCTTGA
- the hypB gene encoding hydrogenase nickel incorporation protein HypB has translation MAEKEIQVVQNIFDENDRIAFATQEKLGEMGVFVVNIMGAPGAGKTSSIINLIQQLSENKVYVIEGDIESDIDTVKLKELGIEAIQINTNGACHLDAPTIQSSLDGLSFDKPGLLFIENIGNLVCPAEFQIGEHIKMLICSAAEGSDKPYKYPLAFEKADVILLTKCDLKTYVDFNDEFFLKGVRALNKTAPVFEVNAKTGQGFEDVAEWLLQRKG, from the coding sequence GTGGCTGAAAAAGAAATTCAGGTTGTCCAGAACATTTTTGATGAAAATGACAGGATAGCCTTTGCGACGCAGGAAAAACTGGGCGAGATGGGAGTCTTTGTTGTTAATATCATGGGGGCTCCCGGAGCAGGAAAGACTTCGAGCATTATTAATCTAATCCAGCAGCTTTCCGAAAATAAAGTATATGTGATCGAAGGAGATATCGAATCGGATATTGACACGGTCAAGCTTAAAGAGTTAGGTATTGAAGCGATCCAGATCAACACGAATGGAGCATGTCATCTGGATGCACCTACGATCCAGAGTTCCTTGGACGGATTGTCTTTCGACAAGCCCGGCCTGTTGTTCATTGAAAATATTGGTAATTTGGTCTGCCCGGCAGAATTCCAAATTGGTGAGCATATCAAAATGCTGATTTGTTCAGCAGCCGAGGGCAGCGATAAGCCATATAAATATCCTTTGGCTTTTGAAAAAGCTGATGTGATTTTGCTTACGAAATGTGATTTAAAAACGTATGTTGATTTTAACGATGAATTTTTTCTTAAAGGTGTTAGAGCGCTGAATAAAACTGCACCGGTCTTTGAAGTCAACGCCAAAACCGGACAAGGTTTTGAAGATGTTGCGGAATGGCTGCTGCAGAGGAAAGGCTAA
- the hypA gene encoding hydrogenase maturation nickel metallochaperone HypA, translating to MHEYPITEQIIKIASEKAKENNARSITRITLVVGEQSGFIGESIQMYFDIISKDTLCEGAVLEMENIKAKWYCPDCNIHYARQPFSFACPDCGNDGMPTNIGKEFYVKDIEIETE from the coding sequence ATGCATGAATATCCGATTACTGAACAAATCATAAAAATTGCTTCTGAAAAAGCCAAGGAGAATAATGCGCGTAGTATTACGCGCATTACCTTGGTTGTCGGGGAACAGTCCGGCTTTATTGGCGAATCCATTCAGATGTATTTTGACATTATTTCGAAAGACACGCTCTGCGAGGGGGCTGTTCTCGAAATGGAGAATATTAAAGCCAAGTGGTACTGCCCGGACTGCAATATTCATTATGCGCGTCAGCCGTTTTCTTTTGCCTGCCCTGACTGCGGCAATGATGGCATGCCAACAAACATTGGAAAAGAATTCTATGTTAAAGATATAGAAATAGAAACAGAATAA
- a CDS encoding 4Fe-4S binding protein, with amino-acid sequence MAFNVINKTIMKSLFSKPATAMYPVIKNEFYPNTRGSIEMAKIENCSFCGICSKRCPATAIEVGKSDKKWEIDRTRCIVCNFCVQVCPKNCLNTQRSYTAPMRDKSSKLSTAYGPVVQEVNSGTAAQENHTQVGTAEEDA; translated from the coding sequence ATGGCTTTTAATGTTATTAATAAGACGATTATGAAAAGTTTATTCAGCAAACCCGCTACAGCGATGTATCCGGTCATCAAAAATGAGTTTTATCCCAATACGCGCGGCAGCATTGAGATGGCTAAGATAGAAAATTGCTCGTTCTGCGGCATTTGTTCTAAAAGATGTCCGGCCACAGCTATTGAGGTCGGCAAATCCGATAAAAAGTGGGAAATCGATCGTACCCGCTGTATTGTTTGCAATTTCTGTGTTCAGGTATGCCCGAAAAACTGCCTGAATACCCAAAGAAGTTATACTGCACCAATGAGAGATAAATCGAGTAAGTTGTCTACTGCATATGGGCCTGTAGTCCAGGAAGTTAATTCCGGGACAGCTGCTCAGGAAAATCATACACAGGTGGGAACAGCAGAAGAAGATGCATGA
- a CDS encoding hydrogenase large subunit, which translates to MGERTIIPFGPQHPVLPEPLHLDLIMEDEKVVGAVPSIGFVHRGLEKLVEKRDFNEMIYVIERICGICSFIHGQSYAQTLEGMMGVDIPPRAKYLRTIWAELSRVHSHLLWLGLMADAYGFESLFMHCWRIREKVLDIFEETTGGRVIFSVCKIGGVWKDIDNDTLNRIKVIVKDIGEEAKAVTDVFVRDYSVQKRTRGIGVVTYQEAIDLGAVGPTLRGSGVVQDMRTLGYAAYGDLNFEPIVEKDGDCYARTVVRVREVYQSLDLIRQCIEKIPDGEVDMKVKGNPSGEYISRMEQPRGQTFYYAKGNGTKYLERFRVRTPTFANIPTLLKILPGADLADVPVLALTIDPCISCTER; encoded by the coding sequence ATGGGTGAGCGAACAATAATTCCATTTGGCCCTCAGCATCCGGTACTGCCTGAACCGCTCCATCTCGATCTTATTATGGAAGATGAGAAAGTAGTTGGCGCAGTTCCTTCGATCGGGTTTGTGCACAGGGGCTTGGAAAAGCTGGTTGAAAAAAGAGATTTTAATGAAATGATTTATGTCATTGAACGTATCTGCGGGATTTGCAGTTTTATTCACGGACAGTCCTATGCCCAGACGCTGGAAGGCATGATGGGTGTGGACATTCCGCCCCGTGCCAAATATCTGCGTACCATCTGGGCGGAACTTTCCAGGGTACACAGCCACTTGCTCTGGCTCGGTCTCATGGCCGATGCTTATGGCTTTGAAAGCCTGTTTATGCATTGCTGGCGGATCCGGGAGAAAGTACTCGATATTTTTGAAGAGACCACCGGCGGCAGGGTTATATTTAGTGTATGTAAAATTGGCGGGGTCTGGAAGGATATTGACAACGACACATTGAATAGAATAAAAGTTATTGTCAAAGACATCGGGGAGGAAGCCAAAGCGGTGACGGATGTATTTGTACGGGACTATTCCGTTCAGAAGAGAACCAGGGGCATAGGCGTCGTGACTTATCAGGAAGCGATCGATCTGGGTGCCGTTGGTCCAACCCTGAGGGGCAGTGGTGTTGTTCAGGATATGCGTACCTTAGGCTATGCCGCTTACGGTGATCTGAATTTTGAGCCAATCGTCGAAAAAGACGGTGACTGCTACGCCCGCACCGTGGTTCGGGTGCGTGAAGTATACCAGTCTCTGGATCTCATTCGCCAGTGTATTGAGAAAATACCTGACGGCGAGGTGGATATGAAGGTAAAAGGCAATCCGAGCGGAGAATATATTTCACGTATGGAGCAGCCCCGCGGTCAGACTTTCTACTACGCTAAAGGCAACGGTACAAAATACTTGGAGAGGTTCAGAGTCAGAACACCAACGTTTGCGAATATCCCGACGCTGTTGAAAATACTGCCAGGCGCAGACCTTGCAGATGTTCCGGTGCTGGCATTGACCATCGATCCTTGTATCAGCTGTACGGAAAGGTAG
- a CDS encoding NADH-quinone oxidoreductase subunit C — MTERIINPVTAEELVDRAKQYLQNGYRLIQICCTKTPSEMYLLYSFEKLDLTLENLRLDVQSGDTIPSISDVYFAAFLYENEIHDLYGINVSGMAVDFQGTFYETAVKQPFNITAADMKE, encoded by the coding sequence ATGACGGAACGTATCATTAATCCGGTTACAGCTGAAGAGCTTGTTGATCGTGCGAAGCAGTATCTGCAGAATGGGTATCGCCTGATCCAAATCTGCTGTACCAAAACGCCATCGGAAATGTATTTGCTTTATTCGTTTGAAAAGCTTGATTTGACTTTGGAAAATCTGAGATTGGATGTCCAGTCTGGCGATACTATTCCGAGTATCAGTGATGTGTATTTTGCCGCGTTTCTTTATGAAAACGAGATTCATGATCTCTATGGTATCAATGTCAGTGGAATGGCGGTTGATTTTCAGGGGACATTTTACGAGACGGCAGTTAAGCAGCCATTCAACATAACTGCCGCAGATATGAAAGAATAG